The genomic stretch CAGAAACCTGATGGGGGAGCCCCCCGATGAAAGGTACGTAAGAAAGCCATGTAAAAGGGGCAGGTCCAGCCATTATCCGTTTCCCTTTCTCTCAGCCCGGAGTGATTCCTGGATAACTCCGAAAAAAATGCCCGGGAGTAGGGTGGAAATGCCTATGATGAAAGCCACGGAATTTACTTTGATAAAACGAAAAATCATAAAAATAACCATCAATAAGGCCAAAAATTTAATCAAAACTTGCAGCCCATGGATCTTCTTTTTTTCGAAGATCACTTTTTCCATAATCCGCCAGAGCCAATGAAAATTGAGGATGGCCACACCCCCTCCCAGGATTAGCCCTAAAGAAATTGACCAGCTTTGAAACCATAGGCTACCCACGAGGAGGAGAGCAAGAACCTGGGCAGTTCGTTTCTCAATGGAGGCCAGCTTGCGGATTTCCCTCTGCCGTGCCGGTATTGGAAGTTTATTTCTTACGCTCGTCTCTATCAACGCTCTTCATCAAGGAAAAAAGGCTCCGAAAGCCCGCAATCACACCGAAAATTAAAAATATTAAAGTGAGCCATGGACCCGTACGCAAAAACCGATCCAAGAAATAACCAATAGCCACTCCTATGGCCACGGAGAAGCCCATTTCCAGGCCGATAGCACTGTAACGCACGACCTTCTTATAGAGCTTTTTCTTATCTTCCCCCATTGCCATGCGGGCTGGCATCCCTTACTTCTTTTTTATTTTAACCGGCTGAGATTGCCCAGATTCCGGTTTTTTGGCCACACCCCCTTTTGTCAATAATGAATGAATATTCATTCAAGGATATTTTAGTTAGCATACCCAGCAAAATATTGTCAAGGGGTTTTTTGAAGATCCCACTTTTCCAGGGCGGCCTCGGCAGCCTCTAATGTGCGCTCCATATCTTTTTGGGTATGGGCAAGAGAGACAAAGCAGGCCTCAAACTGGGATGGGGGTAACCAGATCCTGGCCTGCAACATCTTCTGGAAATATTTAGCATATTGGCCAACATCCGCTTTTTTGGCCGAGCTATAATCCCAGACTTCCTCCCGGGTGAAGAAAAGGGTGAACATGGAACCGGAACGGTTGATCCGTGCCGGGACTCCCTTGCGGGCAAAAAGGGCATTCAACCCCTGGCAAAGATCCTGGGTAAGGCTATCTATTTTATTATATATCGCCTTATCCTTAAGGATCTCCAGGGTGGCCAAACCGCAAGTCATGGCCAGAGGATTTCCGGAGAGGGTTCCGGCTTGATATACGGGCCCCAGGGGAGCGACTTTTCCCATGACCTCCCTCCGCCCTCCATAGGCCCCTACCGGCATTCCGCCCCCAATAATTTTGCCCAGACAGGTGAGGTCGGGGTTGATGCCAAAAATTTTCTGGACTCCACCATAGGTCAGGCGGAAACCTGTGATGACTTCATCAAAAATCAACAGCGACCCATTTTCTCGGCAAATTTCCTCTAACCCTTTCAAAAACCCTTCCCGAGGCAGGACGATCCCCATATTCCCGGCCACCGGCTCGACGATGACACCGGCAATTTGCGAGGGGTTCTGGTCGAAGATGACCTGAACCGCACTCAGGTCATTGTAGGGGGCAACGAGAGTGTGGGCAGCTACAGACGGGGGAATTCCAGCGCTGTCTGGAATTCCAAAAGTAATGGCCCCGGAACCGGCTTTGACTAGAAAGCTGTCGGCATGGCCATGGTAACAACCTTCGAACTTGATGATCTTATCTCGCCCTGTAAAACCCCGGGCCACGCGCAGAGCGCTCATCGCTGCTTCTGTCCCTGAGCTGACCATGCGCAACAATTCCATGGAAGGGATGGCTTGAGAAATTTTTTGAGCCAGGCGAACTTCCAACTCCGTAGCCGCACCGTAGCTCCAGCCATGGGCAAGAGCCCGGGACATGGCTTGGTGCACTTTCGGGTGGGCATGCCCCAAAATCATGGGTCCCCATGAAGAAACATAATCGATGTAGACCTTTCCGTCGGCATCGAAAATCTTCGACCCTCTGGCTTGGGAAACAAAGAGCGGATCAAGCCCTACGGCTCGAAACGCCCGCACCGGACTGTTGACCCCGCCAGGGATTACCTTCTGGGCCTCGATGAAAAGCTTTTTGGATTTTTTCGTTATCATATGCCCCCCTAAATAGTTGGTCTATTTCGTCTTTCGGGTCATCTGGAAAGACCAAACGACCAAACAGACCAGACAGACCAAAAATTATTTAAAATAGCGCATGCTCGATTTTTTATGTTCCCGCTTGGAAAAGAGAAGTTGATAGTCCTTCAGCCCGGTTTCCCTGGAAAGCTGCTGAGCGATCAAGCGGCAATCCCGCGCCCTTGGCCCGTGGACCATGGTGTATAAATTAAAGGGCCATTGGGGTAAAGAGGGACGAAGGTAACAATGGCTTACTGCTGGAAAAGCGATCATCGCCCGGGTAACCCTGGGGATCTGATCCTCCGGTACCTTCCAGACCACCATGGCA from Deltaproteobacteria bacterium encodes the following:
- a CDS encoding ATP synthase subunit I, producing the protein MIETSVRNKLPIPARQREIRKLASIEKRTAQVLALLLVGSLWFQSWSISLGLILGGGVAILNFHWLWRIMEKVIFEKKKIHGLQVLIKFLALLMVIFMIFRFIKVNSVAFIIGISTLLPGIFFGVIQESLRAERKGNG
- a CDS encoding AtpZ/AtpI family protein, with the translated sequence MPARMAMGEDKKKLYKKVVRYSAIGLEMGFSVAIGVAIGYFLDRFLRTGPWLTLIFLIFGVIAGFRSLFSLMKSVDRDERKK
- the hemL gene encoding glutamate-1-semialdehyde 2,1-aminomutase → MITKKSKKLFIEAQKVIPGGVNSPVRAFRAVGLDPLFVSQARGSKIFDADGKVYIDYVSSWGPMILGHAHPKVHQAMSRALAHGWSYGAATELEVRLAQKISQAIPSMELLRMVSSGTEAAMSALRVARGFTGRDKIIKFEGCYHGHADSFLVKAGSGAITFGIPDSAGIPPSVAAHTLVAPYNDLSAVQVIFDQNPSQIAGVIVEPVAGNMGIVLPREGFLKGLEEICRENGSLLIFDEVITGFRLTYGGVQKIFGINPDLTCLGKIIGGGMPVGAYGGRREVMGKVAPLGPVYQAGTLSGNPLAMTCGLATLEILKDKAIYNKIDSLTQDLCQGLNALFARKGVPARINRSGSMFTLFFTREEVWDYSSAKKADVGQYAKYFQKMLQARIWLPPSQFEACFVSLAHTQKDMERTLEAAEAALEKWDLQKTP
- a CDS encoding Lrp/AsnC family transcriptional regulator, producing MGSQKFSAEDKKLIRKIQGDLPLSLTPFESVAQQLGWEEKELLKRVRRFIRRGRIRRFGAILRHQRAGYQGNAMVVWKVPEDQIPRVTRAMIAFPAVSHCYLRPSLPQWPFNLYTMVHGPRARDCRLIAQQLSRETGLKDYQLLFSKREHKKSSMRYFK